A stretch of the Vulcanisaeta souniana JCM 11219 genome encodes the following:
- a CDS encoding KEOPS complex kinase/ATPase Bud32, whose translation MNRKIIAIGAEAVLYLEDWLGLTVLVKERLPKGYRRVEFDNYIRRSRTINETRAMIRARELGIHVPRIYDVDPVNMRIRMEYLNGVPLVRLLMSSSNGFNAAIISYIRTMGSYIGVLHRNGIVHGDPTPANVLIVGDKLYIIDFGLSETLGRAPTIQDVRMLYKLALDLNVTLRSLEALRKDQSHFLFAEFLSGYESVLGFELTGRVKAIVNKVRKMVRYSVR comes from the coding sequence GTGAATCGTAAGATAATTGCTATTGGAGCGGAGGCCGTGCTATATCTGGAGGATTGGCTGGGATTAACTGTTCTCGTTAAGGAGAGATTGCCTAAAGGTTACAGGAGGGTCGAATTCGATAATTATATTCGTAGGTCAAGGACTATTAATGAAACCAGGGCCATGATAAGGGCCAGAGAGCTAGGGATACACGTACCTAGGATTTATGATGTCGACCCAGTTAATATGAGAATTAGGATGGAGTACCTTAATGGGGTTCCTCTGGTTAGGTTATTGATGAGCAGCAGTAATGGCTTCAATGCCGCCATTATTAGTTACATAAGGACAATGGGTAGTTACATAGGTGTATTGCACAGAAATGGCATAGTGCATGGAGACCCAACTCCAGCTAATGTATTAATTGTTGGGGACAAGCTATATATCATAGACTTTGGCTTGTCGGAGACCCTGGGCAGGGCACCTACGATACAGGACGTTAGAATGCTATATAAGTTGGCTCTTGATCTCAATGTAACCCTGAGATCACTCGAAGCTTTACGTAAGGACCAAAGCCATTTTCTATTCGCAGAATTCCTTAGTGGTTATGAGAGCGTCCTAGGGTTTGAGTTAACGGGTAGGGTTAAAGCAATTGTCAATAAAGTGAGGAAGATGGTTAGGTACTCCGTTAGATGA
- a CDS encoding (Fe-S)-binding protein — translation MDLSYVCYAEYFGLPRLPSMVSVYGLAALSVILFFYFLKIRLNKYGIGLWEFILILLKGYRAWIPFLWDLATHRRFTKYEGTGAIAHLMILYALLLSLIGTLIVAANQYIGIFTGKEIFCGYFFLGYSLVMDITAWVLFIGSALGIYRVLGRKELYTKSEYYANILFLAGFMYLAVSGAIIESYRFIHMDLWSYWMFMPNALILSPISSSSALYVAIYYTHFPLALLLIAIIPLTAIFHSLLGLYNYIINYGRPLGELNKPFDLKELTADSATELKVGFSDVGEIPKLSKLEAMACTNCFRCQDACPAYAAGRPLSPMMIVTKIKHGLYNNNENKLIDGSIADDELWACTTCGACMNTCPVYIRHVDYILDMRRYLVMVNMRIDQKKSSLLLNLSQYNNSMGMSNYGRHDWLKELGVKTVQENPDFEYLLWVGCMGSFDNRSRDIIKSLIEILREAGLLDKIAVLGDEETCCGDPARRLGEESRFQELALSNIELFRKYNVKKIITICPHGYNTFKNEYSKVDPWMNNIKVMHHSEFLEQLINEGKIRINKDNTIFTIHDPCYLARHNGVVDPQRNIVVKLGELKETKYHGTQTFCCGAGGANYWYDVPEKKRISHIRLEQLMETGAQTIVTLCPFCNAMLTDAARIKGAEDKVKVLDISEIVKLSLIKSQETKATQ, via the coding sequence ATGGACTTATCCTATGTGTGTTATGCAGAGTATTTTGGTCTACCTAGATTACCATCTATGGTTTCCGTATATGGCCTAGCAGCATTATCCGTTATATTGTTTTTCTATTTTCTTAAGATAAGGTTGAATAAGTATGGCATTGGACTTTGGGAATTCATATTAATACTGCTAAAGGGCTATAGGGCATGGATACCGTTTCTCTGGGATCTCGCTACTCACAGGCGTTTCACGAAGTACGAAGGTACTGGAGCAATAGCTCATTTAATGATACTATATGCATTATTATTATCATTAATAGGCACATTAATAGTGGCCGCCAATCAATACATAGGTATATTTACCGGTAAAGAGATCTTTTGCGGGTACTTCTTCCTGGGCTATAGCCTAGTAATGGACATAACTGCCTGGGTCCTCTTCATAGGCTCTGCCCTAGGTATATACAGGGTTCTAGGCAGGAAGGAACTATACACAAAGAGTGAGTACTACGCAAACATATTATTTCTTGCTGGCTTCATGTACCTAGCCGTGAGCGGGGCTATAATCGAGAGCTATAGGTTCATTCACATGGATCTTTGGAGTTATTGGATGTTCATGCCGAACGCCCTAATACTATCGCCAATTAGTTCATCAAGTGCTCTGTACGTGGCGATTTACTACACGCATTTCCCACTGGCACTGCTATTAATAGCAATAATACCACTCACGGCAATCTTCCACTCACTACTAGGGCTTTACAATTACATAATTAATTACGGCAGGCCCCTCGGCGAGTTGAACAAACCCTTTGATCTGAAGGAATTAACAGCAGATTCCGCGACTGAACTAAAGGTGGGTTTCTCAGATGTAGGGGAAATACCGAAGTTAAGCAAACTAGAGGCTATGGCATGCACGAACTGCTTTAGGTGCCAAGACGCTTGCCCCGCATATGCCGCGGGTAGACCCCTATCACCCATGATGATAGTGACGAAGATAAAGCACGGGCTTTATAATAATAATGAGAACAAGTTAATTGATGGCTCCATTGCTGATGACGAATTATGGGCATGCACAACATGCGGCGCATGCATGAATACGTGCCCCGTCTACATAAGGCATGTCGACTACATACTTGACATGAGGAGGTACTTGGTCATGGTTAACATGAGGATAGACCAAAAGAAGTCAAGCCTATTGCTCAACCTATCCCAGTACAATAATTCAATGGGCATGTCTAATTACGGTAGGCATGATTGGTTGAAGGAACTGGGCGTCAAGACTGTCCAGGAGAACCCAGACTTTGAGTACCTGCTCTGGGTTGGCTGCATGGGTAGCTTTGACAATAGGTCTAGGGATATAATAAAATCCTTGATTGAGATATTGAGAGAGGCGGGTCTCCTGGACAAGATAGCCGTACTTGGTGATGAGGAGACTTGCTGCGGTGACCCAGCAAGGAGGCTCGGTGAAGAGAGCAGGTTCCAGGAACTAGCACTTAGTAATATTGAGCTGTTCAGGAAGTATAACGTGAAGAAAATAATAACGATCTGCCCGCACGGCTATAACACCTTCAAGAATGAATACTCGAAGGTGGATCCTTGGATGAATAACATAAAGGTAATGCATCATTCAGAGTTCCTGGAGCAGTTAATTAATGAGGGTAAGATAAGAATAAATAAGGATAATACTATCTTTACTATACATGATCCATGTTACCTAGCCAGACACAATGGCGTTGTTGATCCCCAGAGAAACATTGTCGTGAAGCTTGGTGAGTTAAAGGAGACGAAGTACCACGGTACGCAAACCTTCTGTTGCGGAGCTGGTGGTGCCAATTACTGGTATGACGTGCCCGAGAAAAAGAGGATTAGTCACATAAGGCTTGAGCAGTTAATGGAGACTGGCGCCCAAACAATAGTCACGCTATGTCCATTCTGCAATGCAATGCTCACTGATGCGGCCAGGATCAAGGGTGCGGAGGATAAGGTAAAGGTACTGGATATATCGGAGATCGTGAAGTTATCACTCATTAAATCCCAGGAAACCAAGGCGACCCAATAA
- a CDS encoding electron transfer flavoprotein subunit alpha/FixB family protein, whose product MNMTKVLVIGSINDTGLIGLAQKVGNPEIHYLVLGTGDTSQLGKYGVTKAYLLTAQVDETSFAETLIGVINSNNYSVVIAPASKFFKTAIPISAQKLLAPVIVDVLDLKQSDSAFEVTYNGVGNRAQVTVKVSDKVFLIAPPARFKPSEKATTVSTESLQPKVVTGVKVVSTEEKPKGKVRIEDAELIVSVGRGFKKQEDLKLAFELAEVLGAEVGCSRPIAADLKWLSEDHWVGLSGHKVRPKLYMAIGISGQPQHLAGMMEAKTVVVINSDPNAPFFKNCDYGVVEDLYKFVPALTKKLREILKK is encoded by the coding sequence ATGAACATGACCAAGGTACTCGTAATAGGTTCGATCAATGACACTGGATTAATAGGACTGGCGCAGAAGGTAGGTAATCCAGAAATCCACTACCTAGTGCTTGGTACTGGTGATACATCGCAGTTGGGTAAGTACGGTGTTACCAAGGCATACTTACTCACCGCGCAGGTTGATGAGACCTCATTCGCCGAGACTCTTATTGGTGTCATTAACTCCAATAATTACTCAGTGGTGATAGCCCCGGCAAGTAAATTCTTCAAGACCGCAATACCAATATCAGCGCAGAAATTATTGGCCCCAGTAATTGTTGATGTATTAGACCTGAAGCAAAGCGATAGTGCATTTGAAGTTACTTATAATGGTGTTGGAAATAGGGCGCAGGTTACCGTTAAGGTAAGCGATAAGGTATTCCTAATTGCACCACCAGCACGTTTCAAGCCCAGTGAGAAGGCCACCACAGTGTCTACGGAGTCTCTGCAACCCAAGGTTGTTACAGGTGTTAAGGTTGTCTCTACGGAGGAAAAGCCTAAGGGTAAGGTTAGGATCGAGGACGCTGAACTAATTGTTTCGGTGGGTAGGGGTTTCAAGAAACAGGAGGATCTTAAGCTGGCCTTTGAGTTAGCCGAGGTTCTTGGGGCCGAGGTTGGTTGCTCAAGGCCAATAGCCGCGGATTTGAAGTGGCTTAGTGAAGATCATTGGGTTGGACTCAGCGGACATAAGGTAAGACCAAAACTCTACATGGCAATAGGCATAAGTGGGCAACCACAGCACTTAGCCGGGATGATGGAGGCTAAGACCGTGGTCGTGATAAATAGTGATCCCAATGCACCATTCTTCAAGAACTGTGATTATGGTGTTGTTGAGGACCTATATAAATTCGTACCGGCGCTAACGAAGAAGCTTCGTGAGATACTTAAGAAATAA
- a CDS encoding electron transfer flavoprotein subunit beta/FixA family protein, producing the protein MEVLALVKLALDTGQLRMNESKVDIDATPLKISDIDRSAVEEAVRIKEKVGGRARVIAVLKYGPLPKRQQEAESLLREALAMGADEAYLIVDNALVNSDQLLTAKAIAATVKKLGNYDLIIAGEATIDGYTSQVGSRVAAELGIPVISFVRELRVEGNKVTAKRDLEDAIQTVEAQLPALVTVTREINVPRIPPLLQIRAAMKKPINKLSLADLGISMKSLAEIVNIAPIQVKRKGVIIKDGTVDEKVDKLTQALIQEGLITPR; encoded by the coding sequence ATGGAGGTATTAGCCCTTGTAAAACTGGCTCTCGATACGGGGCAACTAAGGATGAATGAGTCGAAGGTTGACATCGACGCCACGCCGCTCAAGATCAGCGATATCGACAGGAGCGCAGTCGAGGAGGCGGTTAGGATCAAGGAGAAGGTTGGTGGCAGAGCCCGTGTAATCGCCGTGCTTAAGTACGGCCCATTACCAAAGAGGCAACAAGAGGCGGAGAGCTTATTGAGGGAGGCACTGGCCATGGGCGCTGATGAGGCTTACCTAATAGTGGACAATGCCCTAGTCAATAGTGATCAATTATTAACAGCAAAGGCTATAGCTGCTACTGTGAAGAAGTTGGGTAATTATGACTTAATAATTGCCGGTGAGGCCACGATTGATGGCTACACAAGCCAGGTCGGGTCTAGAGTAGCTGCTGAGTTGGGTATTCCTGTTATTTCCTTTGTTAGGGAATTGAGGGTTGAAGGCAATAAGGTGACCGCTAAGCGTGACCTGGAGGACGCAATACAAACCGTGGAGGCCCAATTACCAGCCCTGGTCACTGTCACTAGGGAGATAAACGTGCCTAGGATACCGCCGCTACTCCAAATAAGGGCAGCCATGAAGAAACCCATAAACAAGTTGAGCCTTGCTGATCTCGGTATTTCCATGAAGTCACTGGCCGAGATCGTGAATATAGCGCCAATACAGGTCAAGAGAAAAGGCGTGATAATTAAGGATGGGACTGTCGATGAGAAGGTGGATAAATTAACACAGGCTCTTATTCAAGAAGGACTTATAACGCCGAGGTGA
- a CDS encoding phenylalanine--tRNA ligase subunit alpha, whose protein sequence is MNGNRELILPPQEFDLLKVLRDVNAPMKVEEVASRLGTDVNSLMRSIAELENLGLILTNKSTRRIIELTEEGRKYVETGLPEVRLVKVLLSCKCKPGINDMPNIAREHGISLSLNEINYALSSLTKMGIIRVSKGIIELTADKNKLTDINNRQETLSIIGNGIFEDEVPDNVRPVVQEFMRRGIVKAKERSIIELVITDKARELLSKGLVKSGTVITALTPELITSGNWRNFIIKKFDLSIPPPQAPIATKHFFAEFIKFVKEVFVSLGFEEVYGPHIELEFWNFDALFQAQDHPAREIHDTYFLKYPSTGKLLDNDLVSRVAHTHEDGWITGSRGWGYKWDPGRAVRLVLRTQTTSVSVRTLHDRGDGEYRAFTIDRVFRPEILDPKHSMEFNQADGIVVGEKLSFKHLLGVLEALARGMGMKKVMFKPAYFPFTSPSAEGYAYHEKLGWIEFVGSGIFRPEVVMPLGIRRSRVLAFGMGLDRIAMILMNIEDIRDLFSRDLNAIKTYWSNYSRFVNNLTNR, encoded by the coding sequence ATGAATGGGAATAGGGAGTTAATACTACCGCCGCAGGAATTCGACTTACTAAAGGTACTAAGAGATGTCAATGCGCCAATGAAGGTAGAGGAGGTGGCATCCAGATTGGGCACAGACGTGAACTCACTCATGAGAAGCATAGCAGAGTTAGAGAACCTGGGTTTAATACTAACGAATAAGAGTACGAGAAGAATTATAGAATTGACAGAGGAAGGTAGGAAATATGTTGAGACTGGGCTTCCCGAGGTTAGGCTCGTAAAGGTACTACTAAGTTGTAAATGTAAACCGGGCATTAATGACATGCCCAACATAGCTAGGGAACACGGCATCTCATTATCGCTCAACGAAATTAACTACGCATTATCATCACTAACCAAAATGGGCATTATCAGGGTTAGTAAGGGCATTATTGAATTGACCGCCGACAAAAACAAACTCACAGACATAAATAATAGGCAAGAGACGTTAAGCATTATCGGTAATGGGATCTTCGAAGACGAAGTGCCTGACAACGTAAGGCCTGTGGTACAGGAGTTCATGAGGAGGGGCATAGTCAAGGCTAAAGAGAGGAGCATTATCGAGTTAGTTATTACCGACAAAGCCCGCGAATTGTTAAGCAAGGGCTTAGTGAAGTCTGGTACCGTGATCACCGCATTAACCCCTGAACTCATAACAAGCGGTAATTGGAGAAACTTTATCATAAAGAAATTCGACCTATCAATACCACCACCCCAGGCACCCATTGCGACCAAGCACTTCTTCGCGGAATTCATTAAATTCGTTAAGGAAGTCTTTGTATCACTGGGTTTTGAGGAGGTTTATGGACCGCACATAGAGCTTGAGTTTTGGAACTTCGATGCATTGTTTCAAGCCCAGGATCATCCGGCTAGGGAAATACACGATACGTACTTCCTCAAATACCCAAGCACTGGTAAATTACTCGACAATGACTTAGTTAGTAGGGTTGCGCATACTCATGAGGATGGTTGGATAACGGGTTCGAGAGGCTGGGGCTATAAGTGGGACCCAGGTAGAGCAGTTAGGCTTGTGCTGAGGACGCAGACCACCTCGGTCTCCGTAAGGACCCTCCACGATCGTGGCGATGGTGAATATAGAGCATTCACCATAGATAGGGTATTTAGGCCCGAGATCCTTGATCCCAAGCACTCAATGGAATTCAACCAAGCCGATGGGATCGTCGTGGGCGAAAAACTAAGCTTCAAGCACCTACTCGGTGTCCTTGAGGCATTGGCTAGGGGCATGGGCATGAAAAAGGTGATGTTTAAACCAGCCTACTTCCCATTCACGAGCCCCTCTGCAGAGGGCTATGCATATCATGAGAAGCTTGGGTGGATTGAATTCGTTGGTTCAGGGATATTCAGACCAGAGGTGGTCATGCCCCTCGGAATTAGGAGGAGTAGGGTTCTGGCGTTCGGTATGGGGCTTGATAGGATCGCGATGATACTCATGAACATTGAGGACATTAGGGACTTATTCTCCAGGGACTTGAATGCAATAAAGACTTACTGGTCTAATTACTCAAGGTTTGTTAATAACCTAACAAACCGTTGA
- a CDS encoding thiolase domain-containing protein, protein MRRVGIIGVGQSLFGVRNDVTIQELAWEAVREALENAGLAQRDIEISIVGSAGTRAYELYPAVPVNEYSGFSEKGPMRVEAACATGSAALAVAYNMVASGFVNIALAVGVEKMNEVDTATSLAVGGRGGNYLWEYHFYGTTFPAYYALYATSHMARFRTTEEQLALVRVKNQKYAARNPKAQFQFEITVDEVLKSRPITWPLKLYDCSAITDGAAAVIVAGEDVIRKLHVDTPVWIEAIGYASDTSNITRREDYVSLKATKIAAQMAYKKAGIEPKDVEVAEVHDCFTIAEIMAYEDLGFAEKGKGGKFIEEGQSDIGGKVAINLSGGLLGKGHPLGATGLAMIYELVKQLREERERGRQAPLKRYIALAHNIGGTGHYGYVTVLRR, encoded by the coding sequence GTGCGTAGAGTGGGTATTATCGGCGTTGGTCAATCCCTTTTTGGTGTTAGGAATGATGTCACGATACAGGAGCTTGCCTGGGAGGCCGTTAGGGAGGCTCTTGAGAATGCTGGATTAGCTCAAAGGGATATCGAGATATCGATAGTCGGTAGTGCAGGCACCAGGGCATACGAGTTATACCCAGCGGTACCAGTTAATGAGTATAGTGGTTTTAGTGAGAAGGGCCCCATGAGGGTTGAGGCCGCCTGCGCCACGGGTAGCGCTGCATTGGCCGTGGCCTATAATATGGTTGCCTCGGGCTTTGTAAACATAGCCCTAGCCGTAGGTGTGGAGAAGATGAATGAAGTCGATACAGCAACATCACTTGCGGTGGGTGGCAGGGGCGGTAATTACCTGTGGGAATATCACTTCTACGGGACCACATTCCCAGCATACTATGCCCTATACGCCACATCCCACATGGCTAGGTTCAGGACAACCGAGGAACAACTAGCCCTGGTCAGGGTTAAGAACCAGAAGTACGCCGCGAGGAATCCCAAGGCCCAATTCCAGTTTGAGATAACAGTGGACGAAGTTCTTAAGTCGAGACCTATAACATGGCCCCTTAAACTGTATGACTGCTCGGCAATAACTGATGGTGCAGCGGCCGTAATAGTGGCTGGTGAGGATGTGATTAGGAAATTGCACGTTGATACTCCCGTGTGGATTGAGGCCATTGGTTATGCATCCGATACTTCGAACATAACCAGGCGTGAGGACTACGTAAGCCTAAAGGCCACAAAAATAGCCGCGCAAATGGCGTATAAAAAGGCAGGAATCGAGCCGAAGGATGTGGAGGTTGCTGAGGTTCATGACTGCTTCACAATAGCGGAGATAATGGCCTACGAAGACCTGGGCTTCGCCGAGAAGGGTAAAGGCGGTAAATTCATTGAGGAGGGACAGAGCGACATAGGCGGTAAAGTAGCCATTAACCTAAGTGGTGGGCTCCTCGGGAAAGGCCACCCGCTGGGCGCCACGGGGCTCGCAATGATTTATGAACTTGTTAAGCAGTTGAGAGAGGAGAGGGAGCGTGGTAGACAGGCGCCTTTGAAGAGGTATATTGCACTGGCTCATAATATTGGTGGTACTGGTCATTATGGTTATGTGACGGTACTGAGGAGGTGA